In a single window of the Zonotrichia albicollis isolate bZonAlb1 chromosome 23, bZonAlb1.hap1, whole genome shotgun sequence genome:
- the GHDC gene encoding GH3 domain-containing protein, which yields MLVALVAVAVAVAVAMAVPPLRHRLIHSAVRRVGARYRRRLEAPDSDVRLRQERRLRRLLHTGTGTAGGWEEFQEQHPLGQPCKDEAPAVSLPPLYLWALLPGCFDTDPRLQGSLLYLDALGAAFPRALTRRGTAVLHWSPGCPRAPAGWPLPTLYCTPPAAAVLPSRAAALRLQLLFALRKRALHVLEAGLAAELHDALLTLRSEWPRLARELELGRLSPQPGLPEELREELQALLSPAVARAAELRDLCAHGFEGIVPRLWPRLEVVVVRTMCGTERFYCDSLRQAACRGLPFYCPFYQAAGALLGVNLWPAEPVPRFVLCPDWAFCEFLPCPASEEPQTVLLDELWEGREYGLVVTAQPGEYRCRTGEVLKVTGFHKQCPVVEPVRRESQTLSVRGESIPEEQFCQSLCRTLSLWPGARLVDYVCVESSLLGDSSGPSAPHYEVFLELQGLRDLSEVQRYKLDQCLQEDFPIYKSFRFKGSIGPLRLHLVRPRSFTRLREALGSPVPMPRVLREEQLLQLIQGAVIS from the exons ATGCTGGTGGCGCTGGTGGCCGTGGccgtggccgtggctgtggccATGGCTGTCCCCCCATTACGGCACCGCTTAATCCATTCCGCGGTGCGCCGCGTCGGGGCCCGGTACCGGCGGCGCCTGGAGGCTCCGGACAGCGACGTGCGGCTGAGGCAGGAGCGGCGGCTGCGGCGCCTGCTGCACACCGGCACCGGCACGGCCGGCG GCTGGGAGGAGTTCCAGGAGCAGcatcccctggggcagccctgtAAGGACGAAGCGCCGGCAGTTTCGCTTCCTCCACTGTATCTCTGGGCTTTGCTGCCCGGCTGCTTTGACACCGACCCCCGGCTGCAG GGCTCCCTGCTCTACCTGGATGCTCTCGGCGCCGCCTTTCCTCGGGCTCTGACCCGCCGGGGCACGGCCGTGCTGCACTGGAGCCCCGGCTGTCCCCGCGCCCCGGCGGGGTGGCCGCTGCCCACCCTGTACTGCACCCCGCCCGCGGCCGCCGTGCTGCCCTCTCGGGCCGCAGCGCTGCGGCTGCAGCTGCTCTTCGCCCTGCGGAAGcgtgccctgcatgtgctggaGGCCGGGCTGGCAGCCGAGCTGCACGACGCGCTGCTGACCCTGCGCTCGGAATGGCCCCGGCTGGCccgggagctggagctgggcaggctgAGCCCCCAGCCCGGGCTGCCCGAGGAGCTgcgggaggagctgcaggcgctgctgagccctgctgtggcCCGGGCGGCCGAGCTCCGTGATCTGTGTGCCCACGGCTTTGAGGGCATCGTGCCGCGGCTGTGGCCACGGctggaggtggtggtggtgaggACGATGTGCGGCACAGAGCGTTTCTACTGCGACTCCCTCCGCCAGGCCGCCTGCCGGGGACTGCCCTTCTACTGCCCCTTCTACCAGGCAGCAGGAG ccctgcttggtGTGAACCTGTGGCCAGCGGAGCCAGTGCCCCGATTTGTGCTGTGCCCTGACTGGGCTTTCTGCGAgttcctgccctgcccggccagCGAGGAGCCACAGACGGTGCTGCTGGATGAGCTCTGGGAGGGCCGTGAGTACGGGCTGGTTGTGACAGCCCAGCCAGGAGAGTACAG gtgcCGTACTGGGGAGGTGCTGAAGGTGACAGGCTTCCACAAGCAGTGTCCTGTGGTGGAGCCTGTGCGCAG GGAGAGCCAGACACTGAGTGTGAGAGGTGAGAGCATCCCTGAGGAGCAGTTCTGCCAGAGCCTGTGCCGCACCCTCAGCCTGTGGCCGGGTGCTCGCCTGGTTGACTACGTCTGTGTGGAGAGCAGCCTGCTGG GTGACTCCTCAGGACCCTCTGCCCCCCACTACGAGGtgttcctggagctgcagggcctgcGGGACCTGTCGGAGGTGCAGCGCTACAAG CTGGACCAGTGTCTCCAGGAGGATTTCCCCATCTACAAATCCTTCCGCTTCAAGGGCAGCATCGGGCCCCTGCGCCTGCACCTGGTGAGGCCCAGGAGCTTCACCCGGCTGCGGGAAGCACTGGGCTCCCCCGTGCCCATGCCCAGGGTCCTGcgtgaggagcagctgctgcagctcatccAGGGAGCAGTCATCTCCTAG